A window of Acidobacteriota bacterium genomic DNA:
CACCCTCTACGAACTCGACAAGGCCAAGAACCGGGAACACATCCTGGAAGGGCTGGTCAAGGCGCTCGACATCATGGATGAGATCATCGAACTCATCCGCGCCGCCGACTCCCCCGACAGCGCCCGCAGCCAACTGGTGGAGCGCTTCGACTTCACCCCCGTGCAGGCCCAGGCCATCCTCGATATGCGCCTGCAGCGCCTGACCGGGCTGGAGCGGGAAAAGATCGTCTCCGAACTGCAGGAAGTGCGCGCCCTGATCGAAGAACTGCAGGCCGTCCTTTCCAGCGAACAGGTGCTCAAAGACGTCATCCGCCAGGAGCTGGAGCAGATCCGCGACACCTACGGCAATCCCCGCCGCACCCAGATCCTCGACTACGAAGGCGACATCACCATGGAGGATCTGATCGTGGACGAGCCGGTGGTCATCACCGTCACCCACGCCGGATACATCAAGCGCACCGCGCTCAGCGTCTATCGGGCTCAGCACCGCGGCGGCAAGGGACGGATCGGAATGGCCACCAAGTCTTCCGAGGACCTGCTCGACTATCTCTTCATCGCCTCGACCCACTCCTACATCCTCATCTTCACCGACCGGGGACGCGTCTACTGGCTCAAGGTGTGGGAGATCCCCGACGTGGGGGCCGCCGGACGCGGCAAGCCCATCATCAACCTCATCCAGGTGCAGCCCGAGGAAAAGATCGCCGGCATGATCGCCGTCGACGACTTCGAAAAGCCCGGCAACATCATCATGGTCTCACGTCAGGGATACATCAAGAAGACCGCCCTGACGGCTTATTCCAATCCGCGGGTGGCGGGAATCATCGCCTGCGGAGTGGCTGAGGACGACTCCCTGCACAGCGTGGCCTTCACCGAGGGGGACAACGACATTCTGCTCTGCAGCCGCCAGGGACAGGCCATCCGCTTTCATGAAAGGGATGTACGCGAGATGGGCCGCACCGCCCGCGGCGTCATCGGCATCCGCCTGCGCAAAGGCGACGAAGTGGTGGGGCTGCGAGTGGTGGGAGAAGAGGAGATCGACGTGCTGGCCGTCAAGTCCAACGGCTTCGGCAAACGCACCCCCATCGGGGAATACCCGCGCCAGGGCCGGGGCGGCTACGGCGTCATCAACGTCAAGACCAGCGGGGAGGACGATCCCGTGGTGGGCGTCAGCCTGGTGGACGAAGAATCGGAAATCGTCCTCATCACCACCCGCGGCAAGATTATCCGCATGATGGCTGCCCAGATCCGCCAGACCGCTACCCGCAGCACTCTGGGCGTCAAGGTCATCGACTTGGGCGAAGACGACCAGGTGGCCGCGCTGACACTGGTGCCTCCCGAGCAGGAGGAAGAGGACGAAGCCGGGCAGGAGGAGGGCCAAGAGAGCGATTCAGCCCTGGCCCCGCCCGAAGAAGCGGCCGAGACGGATTCCGAGCCGCAATCAGATTCAGATGAGGACGATGGCCAAGAATAGCGCCCACTTGCTGGGCTGGGTCCGCCTGGCTCCCCTGCTCCTGCTGGCGCTGGCCGTGTGGGTCCACCGGGAGAGCCAGAACGAGGTCTGGCTGCAGGTGCAGCGGGCCAAGGAATGCTGGCGCGAAGGGCGTCCCCAACAGGCCATCCGCATCTATCAATCGATCTACGAACGCTATCCCGACAGCCGCTACACCCCGGAGGTCTTGTGGGAGTTGGCCACCCTCCACTATCTTCAGGGCGAAAGCCTGGAATGGGCGGCTCACTACTTCGGCATCCTGGGGGGACACTACCCCGCCCATGCGCTGGCCGCCAAAGCCCTCTTCCGCCAAGCCGAGATCTACGAGAAAGACCTCGACGACAACCGCCGGGCCGTGCAGATCTGGGAAAGCCTTCTGCACATGCCGGGGCTTTCTCCGCAGCAACGCAGCCGCACTCTGCTGCGGCTGGCCTCGGTCTATTACAAGACCGAACAGTTTCAAGCCGCACAAGAGCGTCTAGACGCCCTGTTAGAGCAGACACAGGAGGGGGAGACGGCCCAGCAGGCCCGTTTGCTTTCCGGCACCATCGCCCAATTGCAGAGCCGTTATGAGCAGTCGGTCGACCTGCTCAGCGAAGCCCTGCGCCACCCCGAATGCCCCGACTGCCGTCTGCAGGCCCAACTGGCGCTGATCCAAAGCTACGAGTTTCTGGACCGGCTTCCTCAGGCCATCGAAGTGGCACGCCAACTGCCCACCGACAACTATCCGCCCGCCATGAAGGACGACCTCATCGAGCGGCTTCAGGACAAGCTGCGCCTTGACCGATGAAAGGAACGACGCTTCAAGCACTTGGTGTATAATCTCGGATTCGTTAAGGAGAAGGAACAATGGCCAAGAAAGACGGCAAGCGCATCACTGTAAAAATGAAGAGCACCGAGAGCCCCTACCGCTACTCGACCAGGAAGAGCAAGCTCAACTCTCCCAGCCGGCTGGAACTCAAGAAGTACGACCCCGTCCTGCGCAAGCACGTACTTTTCAAGGAAGAGAAATAAGCCGCTTCAATCGGCCGCCTCCACTTCCACCCTGGCATCGTTGAAGCAGGCTCCGCCCGCCACCTCGTTGACGTGGTCGGGACAGAGAGCCACTGCCGTGCGTCCGTTCAAGGAGGACTTGTTCCAGGCGCCCTTGGGAAGCACCGCCACTCCAGGACGCACCCGGCTGCTCAGGCGCATCCGGCAAATCACTTCGCCCTCCCCGTTGAACACCCTCACCCGCTCTCCGTCCTTCAGTCCCCGCCCGCGCGCGTCCCGAGGATGCAGTTTCAGCGTCAGCTCCGGGTAATTGAATTCGCCCAGCGTGCTGGAGATCATCTTGCCCGTTGCCGGCGAAATGAGCGCCAACGGATATCCGTTCTCCCCCGGGGGCTGCCAGCGGTAAGGACGGCTCCCCAGTTGGACGGGCGCCAGATGGATTTTGCCGTCCGGGGTGGCGGGCCGCACGTCGCGCATCTGCACCGGTCCCCTGCTCTCGCCATTGCCTGAAAAAGACAGCGGCTGGCCCTTTCCGCTCAGAACGGCCGAGACGTCGATCTGGCCTGCCAGGCTGGAAAGATTCTCGGCCATGCGCCGCAGCAGCTTCTCGCCGTCCCACAGAAAGCACTCGTCCTTCAGCTCCAAAGCGCGCCCCAGGCGCAGAAAGACTTCCTGGTTGGGCAAGGCTTCTCCACGCGGGCTTAGCACCGGCCGGGTGGCGCCCAAGCGGTAGATTCCGTATCCGCGGCGGATGTCGCGATGCTCCAAAAAGGTTGTTGCGGGAAGCACCAGATCAGCCCACTGGCAGGTATCGGTCATCACCTGCTCATGGACCACGGTAAAGAGGTCGTCGCGGCTCAGACCCTTCTCCACCGCATTCTGGTTGGGGACGGTGGAAAGAGGGTTGCAGTTGTAGACGTAAAGCGACTTGATGGGCGGATCGAGGTCCTCGTCGTTCAAGAGACGGCCCAAGGGAGTCATGTTGATCTCGCGGGTGGTCCAGGGGACCGCGCCGAAGACGCCTTCCCAGTCGAGCGTCACGGCAGCGCCGTTGCTCAAGGTGTAGCCGCCGCCGCGGCGCCCGAACTTGCCCAGCAGGGCCGGCATGGAGAGGATGGCGGCGATGGCCTGTCCGCCGTTGCGGTTGCGCTCCAGTCCCCATCCGCAGCGCAGCAGTGCCGGATGGCTGCCGGAATAGCGGCGGGCGAGTTCTTCGATGAGCCCGGCTTCCACTCCGCTGGCGCGCGAGGCTTCCTCCAGCGTCCAGCCACGGGCGGCTTCCAGCAGCGGCTCCGCCCCGCTGACATGCCGGGACATGAAGTCTTCGTCCAGGCACCCCCAGTCCTCCCAGCAGCGGATCATGGAAAGCGCCACAGGAAGGTCGGCGCCCGGCATGACAGGCAAGTGCAAGTCGACCTCCGAAGAGGTGAAATGGGCCTGCGGGTCGACGACGGCGATGAAGGCGCCGCGCTTCTTGGCCTCCTTCAGGTAAGGGACCAGGTGAATGTTGGAGGCCTTGGGATTGGCGCCCCAAAGCAGAATAAAGCGGGCCTCGGGAAAGTCGGTAAAGGCCACTCCCGGCATCGACCCGTAGAGCCCCTTTTGCGCGGCCGAGGCCGGCGCGGCGCAAAGCGTGCGCAGCAGGCGGGAAGCCCCCAAGCGCGCGAACAGCACACGGTCGATGCCGCCCTCGCTGAGGAATCCGTTGGACCCCCCGTAGTGGTAGGGAAGGATGGCCTCGAAGCCCCAACGGGCGCCGATCTCCTTCCAGCGCCGCGCGATCTCTCCGATGGCTTCCTGCCAGGAGACGGGCTCGAAGTCACCGCGTCCCTTAGGACCGCAGCGGCGCAAAGGCTGCAAGAGGCGCTGCGGGTGATCGACGCGCCGTCCGAAACGGGACACCTTGGAGCAAATGAATCCGCCCGTCGACGGGTCCGATCCGGCCTTGATGTGTTTGATGCGTCCTTGTGCGACCTCAACCTCCAGGGAGCAGGTGTCGGGGCAGTCCATCACGCAGGTCGTCGGCACTTTGTTTGCGCTCATCGTTCCTCCTCGACAGTCTCCTATTAAACCATGCGGCAAAGCCTGTCCAAGAGCCACTTGCCGGAAGCCCGTGGAGCCATCAGGGGAAGTGCCAAGTCCGAATGGGCGGGGTTCGAACTTTTCACTTGACGGAACTCTACGTTCGTAGTAGCGTATCTACACTCGTAGAAAGGTGGAGCGGCATGACCTCGCAACAGAACATTCCGGAGTTGGGTCCCCTGGAGTTCGCTTTGGTTCGCCTCTTGTGGAAGAGCGGACCGGCCAGCGCCCGGCAAGTCCTGGAAAGCTACAACCGGCGCAGCGGCAAACCCCTGGCCTATACCACCGTGATGACCCTGCTGACACGCCTGGCCGAGAAAGACGTGCTGGAAGTCGACCGTTCCCGTCAACCCTTCCAGTTCTCGCCGCGCATCAGCCGCGAGCAGTTGCTGCGTCAGCGGGTGCACGACTTCGTGGACCTGTTTTTCGAAGGGCGGCCCTTGGAACTGGCCCTGAGGCTGGTGGAAGACACCGACCTCAGCCAAGAAGAGATCTCGCGTCTGGAAGACATGCTGGAGCGGCACAAGGCGGACAGGGAGGACGGTCATGATTCTTGATCCATCTCAAGGCCTGATCGGCTGGCTGGGCACCGGACTCCTTCACGCCACCCTGCTGGCCCTGCTCACCTGGATCTTGACGCTGACCATCTTGCGGCGCTGCCGGCCCGGGCTGAAGGCCGCGCTGTGGACCGTCGTGCTGCTCAAGTTTCTGTTGCCTCCGGTGCTTCCGCTGCCGGGAGAAATGGCCTTCAGCCACTGGATTTCGCAAATGAGTTTCCGGGAGTCGCTCTCCCGGATTCCGGCGCCGCAGGACATGGGCGTTCCGATGCCGGCTTCATCCGAGCCGCGGAGCGACGTGTCGCAGCAGGCGCGGGAGACGGAAAGCACGCCTTTGTGGAGGGCCCTGTTGGCCGCCTACCTTTTGGGGGCGGCTGCTCTGGCCCTGCGGGCGGGGATTTCCGCCTTTCGCCTCCGGCGCTGGATGGCCCGGCTTCCCACCGCGGAGGGAAGTCTGGGCCGACAGGTCGAAGAACTGGCCGGACGGCTGAAGTTGCGGCGCACTCCGCAACTTCACCTCTGCGAGGACGATACCAGCCCCTTCGTGACGGGTTTGTTGCGTCCCCGCCTGGTGTTTCCCCGCCGCCTCATCGACCTTTTGGAGCCGAGCTCCCGCGAGGCTCTTATCGTCCACGAACTGGCTCACATCCGGCGCGGCGACCTATGGCTGCGCGGACTCCGAAACCTGGCCCGCTTGCTGCTCTTTTTCTGGCCTCCCGTGTGGTGGGTGTGCCGGCGCGTCGAGCGGTCGGTCGAGATGGCTTGCGACCATTGGGCCTTGGCCGTCTCCGGAGCGAGCCCCGGAACCTATGCCCGCACCCTGCTGCTGGTCGCCAAAAGGGCCGGCGGATCGGGTCCGGGACTGCAACAACTGGCGTTCGCCACCCGGCGGCGCCCCCTGGAGGAACGATTCGACATGATTCTGAAACGAAAAGAATGGACACTTCCGCGGATCTCCTGGCTGACCGTCGTTCTGATGGCAGCCTGGGCGGCTTTCGCCTGGGCCGGCGCAGCAGCCGGTTCCCAGGAGCAGCCTCAAGAAAAGCAGGAAAAGACGGAAGCCCACTATGGCACTCTCAAGGCGGCCAAAGAGAGGCACATGCACGCCATGCAGCAAGAACGCGCCCTGATCGAACTCAAGGCGCAGAAAATGCTAGCAGAGAAAGTTTCCCAAGCTGATCTCGACGGCGATGGAGATGTTTCGGTGGAAGAGTACAAGGAGTTTCTGGCGCAAGAACTGGAGGCGCGCAAAGAGGAAGTCTACCTCAACCATCCCCAGGCGGACCTGAACGCCGACGGGCTGATCTCAAACCGCGAACTCAAGGTCTTCGACATGGAGCAGCAGGTGCTGGAGGCCAAGGAAGGGCTCCGATCTGATCCCGAGTATCCCGTCGACTTCCACGTCATGCCCACCGCCAATCGCGTGGCCGTGGCCAAGTTCGAGCCAATTCACGAGAACCAGCCTCTTCAGGACCGGCAAGCCGCCATCGAGAAGCTCCTGCGCGAGCACCCGGAGATTGATGCCGATGGCGACGGCAAACTGTCGGCCGAGGAGTCCAAGGCCTTGCGGGCCAAGCTTGAGGGACTCAAGCAGAACAACAAACGCTTCCCGCTCGTGAAGCGGATCAAGGAGAAAGAGAACAACTAGCCTGAAGCCGGATTTACCTCCCTGGCAAAAGGTGCAAGGCCCCCGAGGGATTTTCGGGGGCCTTGTTATTGCTCGCTGCCGGTTTCGCCCGCCTGCTGCTTGCGGGCCTCATTCTGGACCATGAAGACCATGTTGGTCAGGCCCATGTTCTTGCCCATCGACAGCTCCTCTCCGAAGATCTTGTAGACGATGTCCTGGGGGACGGCGATGACCTGCTCGAGAGGGGCCCCCGAGCAGGAGTCCTGCAGGATGCGGGCCATGGCCATGGCCGAGATGCCCTGGGGGTTTTCCACCGCGAAGTGGAAATCGAGGCGGCCGTCCTCGCGCTGGACGGGGAAGACGAAGGCTTCGGATTCGCATCCCTTGACGCGCCTTTCCTCTTTGAAGGGGCGCTTTGCCACCTCTTCGGGAACGGGCTTGAAGCTGTCGGCGGTGGCCATCAGCAGTTCGATTCGCGAGGCCCGGTCGGGAAAAAGCGCCAGATTGTCGATGGTCTCCTGGAGCTTCTCGGGTATCTGCGCCATTGGCGGCTCCTATTTCTCGATGGGCACGCCCACCAGGTTGCCCCATTCCGTCCAGCTTCCGTCGTAGTTGCGCACCCGCGGATAGCCCAGCAGAAAGGTGAGGACGAACCAGGTGTGGCTGCTGCGTTCTCCGATGCGGCAGTAGGCGATGACGTTGTCGCCGGACCTCAGACCCTGCTCTTTTTCATAGATTTCGCGCAGTTGGTCGGCGTTTTTGAAGGTGCCGGACTCGGGATCCACGGCGCGGGCCCAGGGGATGTTCTTGGCGCCGGGGATGTGTCCTCCACGCAAAGCGCCCTCGTTGGGATAGTCGGGCATGTGAAGCCTTTCGCCCGAGTACTCCTCGGGACTGCGCACGTCCACCAGCGGACCGTCATCGTCGATATGCTCCATGACTTGGTCGCGGAAGGCCCTGTGGGTCGCGTCGTCGCGCTCGGGAGCCCGGTAGTCGGTGGGAGGATATTTTTCCACGTCACGGGTCATGGGACGGTCTTCCTTCTCCCACTTAATGCGTCCGCCGTCCATGACTTTGCACTTCTTGTGTCCGAAGAGCTGGAAGACCCAGAAGGCGTAGCAGGCCCACCAGTTGTTCTTGTCGCCGTAGAAGACGATGGTGGTGTCGGGCGTCACGCCGATCCGGCTCATCAGTTCCTCAAAGTCCTCTTGCTGCAAATAGTCGCGGCACACCTGATCATTGAGGTCGCGCGTCCAGTCGACCTCTACCGCCCCCGGAATATGTCCCGAGGGATACAGAAGCGGGTCTTCGTTGGATTCCACGATGCGCACCCCCGTATCGTCGAGGTGGTCGGCCACCCATTGGGTGCTGACCAAGACGCCGGGATGGGCATATCCTCTGCTTTTAATGTCGCTCATGCTCTGTTCCTCCTCGCTGGATATGAAAAGAAGGTTAAGACCTGTTCTTACTTGTTCTTAGAGACGACATTATATCGAGAAGGCGGGGCGGCCGTGGAACCTGGCCCCTGCCGGCGGCTGCATTTTAAGAATGCTCCTGCTCTTCTTCCTTGCCTCCGCTCAGCAGTCCCATCAGGAAGCGACCCAGCTTCTTCTCCCGTTCCCAGAAGAAGCGAAACTGGCCGAAGAGCGTTCCCCACATCAGAAGCAGCACCTGGTAAAGGGGAACGATCAGCAGCAGGTAGCCCACAACCCTCAGCCATGTCGGCGCATCTTGAGGAAGAACCCAGCCCAGGATGGGACGGCCCACGAAAAGGACCGAACTGCCGGCCAGCGAAAAGGCCGCCAGCACGCCGACCAGCCCTAAAGGGCCGACTCCCCAGCGCACTTTCATCCTCTCCATCCAGCCTTGGTCGCCCATTCATTTTCCTCAGCCCGGCTCCGCGGAGCCAACATTATGGGGGAGGCCCCCTCCCGATTCAACTCCTGCGCAGAAGCCGGGCCTGGTCCGCCATGACCGTAGGCACTGAATCCGGCGGGAGAATAGTGGTACCCTCGGCCCATGAGCCTCCTGCCCCAGGACATCCGCCGCCGCATTCCCGAGATGGGCAGCACCCACGGCACCGCGGTCGAGAAAGTCACGCCCCAAGCCTGTCTTGTCGACCGGCGCAGCGGCATGAAGTGGTACGTGGTCGAGTTCGATGGAAAGAATACCTGCTTCGGCCTTATCTCAGGCCGCCACGCGGTAATGGGCGAGTTCACGCTGGAAGAACTGGAAACCCTCTCTGAAGTCGAGTTGGACCCCGATTTTCAACCCGCCCGCCTGGCCCGCCTGGCCCGCCACGACCCCGCCCTGCAAGCCCTCCTCCCCCCTCCCTCTGAAGACCTGGTCGAGCTCCAATAAACAAAGCATAACTTGCCCATTGACTCTCTCTAAAAATTTTCTTCAAACCGAAAGCGCCTATTGCTCAGAGGTTTATCCACT
This region includes:
- the gyrA gene encoding DNA gyrase subunit A, coding for MPEDGQTQGREIAVNLEDEMKSSYLEYAMSVIIGRALPDVRDGLKPVHRRVLYSMQENSNTFNRPYKKSARIVGDVIGKYHPHGDTAVYDTIVRMAQQFSMRELLVDGQGNFGSVDGDSPAAMRYTEVRMTRLAGDLLADIDKETVDFVPTYDGDGREPVVLPSRVPNLLINGASGIAVGMATNIPPHNLTEIIEACLLLLDDPSTGLEELMEQVPGPDFPTGAAVYGKSALRQAYATGRGIVRMRAITEFEDIGGNRQAIIVNELPYLVNKAKLVEKIAHLVHEKKIEGISDLRDESDRRGMRVVIELKRGEQPQIVLNQLFKMTPLQSSFGINMLAIVDGKPQVLSLAQALNFFLDHRKEVVRRRTLYELDKAKNREHILEGLVKALDIMDEIIELIRAADSPDSARSQLVERFDFTPVQAQAILDMRLQRLTGLEREKIVSELQEVRALIEELQAVLSSEQVLKDVIRQELEQIRDTYGNPRRTQILDYEGDITMEDLIVDEPVVITVTHAGYIKRTALSVYRAQHRGGKGRIGMATKSSEDLLDYLFIASTHSYILIFTDRGRVYWLKVWEIPDVGAAGRGKPIINLIQVQPEEKIAGMIAVDDFEKPGNIIMVSRQGYIKKTALTAYSNPRVAGIIACGVAEDDSLHSVAFTEGDNDILLCSRQGQAIRFHERDVREMGRTARGVIGIRLRKGDEVVGLRVVGEEEIDVLAVKSNGFGKRTPIGEYPRQGRGGYGVINVKTSGEDDPVVGVSLVDEESEIVLITTRGKIIRMMAAQIRQTATRSTLGVKVIDLGEDDQVAALTLVPPEQEEEDEAGQEEGQESDSALAPPEEAAETDSEPQSDSDEDDGQE
- a CDS encoding tetratricopeptide repeat protein, which produces MAKNSAHLLGWVRLAPLLLLALAVWVHRESQNEVWLQVQRAKECWREGRPQQAIRIYQSIYERYPDSRYTPEVLWELATLHYLQGESLEWAAHYFGILGGHYPAHALAAKALFRQAEIYEKDLDDNRRAVQIWESLLHMPGLSPQQRSRTLLRLASVYYKTEQFQAAQERLDALLEQTQEGETAQQARLLSGTIAQLQSRYEQSVDLLSEALRHPECPDCRLQAQLALIQSYEFLDRLPQAIEVARQLPTDNYPPAMKDDLIERLQDKLRLDR
- the rpmG gene encoding 50S ribosomal protein L33, with protein sequence MAKKDGKRITVKMKSTESPYRYSTRKSKLNSPSRLELKKYDPVLRKHVLFKEEK
- a CDS encoding molybdopterin-dependent oxidoreductase, translating into MSANKVPTTCVMDCPDTCSLEVEVAQGRIKHIKAGSDPSTGGFICSKVSRFGRRVDHPQRLLQPLRRCGPKGRGDFEPVSWQEAIGEIARRWKEIGARWGFEAILPYHYGGSNGFLSEGGIDRVLFARLGASRLLRTLCAAPASAAQKGLYGSMPGVAFTDFPEARFILLWGANPKASNIHLVPYLKEAKKRGAFIAVVDPQAHFTSSEVDLHLPVMPGADLPVALSMIRCWEDWGCLDEDFMSRHVSGAEPLLEAARGWTLEEASRASGVEAGLIEELARRYSGSHPALLRCGWGLERNRNGGQAIAAILSMPALLGKFGRRGGGYTLSNGAAVTLDWEGVFGAVPWTTREINMTPLGRLLNDEDLDPPIKSLYVYNCNPLSTVPNQNAVEKGLSRDDLFTVVHEQVMTDTCQWADLVLPATTFLEHRDIRRGYGIYRLGATRPVLSPRGEALPNQEVFLRLGRALELKDECFLWDGEKLLRRMAENLSSLAGQIDVSAVLSGKGQPLSFSGNGESRGPVQMRDVRPATPDGKIHLAPVQLGSRPYRWQPPGENGYPLALISPATGKMISSTLGEFNYPELTLKLHPRDARGRGLKDGERVRVFNGEGEVICRMRLSSRVRPGVAVLPKGAWNKSSLNGRTAVALCPDHVNEVAGGACFNDARVEVEAAD
- a CDS encoding BlaI/MecI/CopY family transcriptional regulator, with amino-acid sequence MTSQQNIPELGPLEFALVRLLWKSGPASARQVLESYNRRSGKPLAYTTVMTLLTRLAEKDVLEVDRSRQPFQFSPRISREQLLRQRVHDFVDLFFEGRPLELALRLVEDTDLSQEEISRLEDMLERHKADREDGHDS
- a CDS encoding M56 family metallopeptidase encodes the protein MILDPSQGLIGWLGTGLLHATLLALLTWILTLTILRRCRPGLKAALWTVVLLKFLLPPVLPLPGEMAFSHWISQMSFRESLSRIPAPQDMGVPMPASSEPRSDVSQQARETESTPLWRALLAAYLLGAAALALRAGISAFRLRRWMARLPTAEGSLGRQVEELAGRLKLRRTPQLHLCEDDTSPFVTGLLRPRLVFPRRLIDLLEPSSREALIVHELAHIRRGDLWLRGLRNLARLLLFFWPPVWWVCRRVERSVEMACDHWALAVSGASPGTYARTLLLVAKRAGGSGPGLQQLAFATRRRPLEERFDMILKRKEWTLPRISWLTVVLMAAWAAFAWAGAAAGSQEQPQEKQEKTEAHYGTLKAAKERHMHAMQQERALIELKAQKMLAEKVSQADLDGDGDVSVEEYKEFLAQELEARKEEVYLNHPQADLNADGLISNRELKVFDMEQQVLEAKEGLRSDPEYPVDFHVMPTANRVAVAKFEPIHENQPLQDRQAAIEKLLREHPEIDADGDGKLSAEESKALRAKLEGLKQNNKRFPLVKRIKEKENN
- a CDS encoding SufE family protein yields the protein MAQIPEKLQETIDNLALFPDRASRIELLMATADSFKPVPEEVAKRPFKEERRVKGCESEAFVFPVQREDGRLDFHFAVENPQGISAMAMARILQDSCSGAPLEQVIAVPQDIVYKIFGEELSMGKNMGLTNMVFMVQNEARKQQAGETGSEQ
- a CDS encoding sulfurtransferase, which produces MSDIKSRGYAHPGVLVSTQWVADHLDDTGVRIVESNEDPLLYPSGHIPGAVEVDWTRDLNDQVCRDYLQQEDFEELMSRIGVTPDTTIVFYGDKNNWWACYAFWVFQLFGHKKCKVMDGGRIKWEKEDRPMTRDVEKYPPTDYRAPERDDATHRAFRDQVMEHIDDDGPLVDVRSPEEYSGERLHMPDYPNEGALRGGHIPGAKNIPWARAVDPESGTFKNADQLREIYEKEQGLRSGDNVIAYCRIGERSSHTWFVLTFLLGYPRVRNYDGSWTEWGNLVGVPIEK
- a CDS encoding DUF6787 family protein gives rise to the protein MGDQGWMERMKVRWGVGPLGLVGVLAAFSLAGSSVLFVGRPILGWVLPQDAPTWLRVVGYLLLIVPLYQVLLLMWGTLFGQFRFFWEREKKLGRFLMGLLSGGKEEEQEHS